The Clostridia bacterium genome includes a window with the following:
- the gltA gene encoding NADPH-dependent glutamate synthase has product MANMTPNKCPMPVQDPDVRNKNFEEVALGYTMEMAMGEAERCLNCKNSPCVSGCPVGVRIPDFISLIKAGDIEGAYAKIKETNALPAVCGRVCPQENQCESKCVRGIKAEPVGIGRLERFAADYCFGKGDAGEKAAPNGKKVAVVGAGPAGLTCAGALAKLGYSVTIFEASHVAGGVLVYGIPQFRLPKEIVKAEIDALEASGVEIKLNAVVGRAVTIDELLGGEYSAVFVGTGAGLPKFMGIEGEALNGVYSANEYLTRINLMKAYKDEYDTPIKRGGSVAVVGGGNVAMDAARCALRMGSDHVYIIYRRSEAEMPARVEEVHHAKEEGVDFKMLTNPVRVLDDGNGCVSGIECVEMELGEPDESGRRSPVEKQGSNFVIPVNAVIMALGTTPNPLIRSTTAGLDTNRRGCIIVNEETMESSKPNVYAGGDAVTGAATVILAMGAGKKAAAAIHEKLSK; this is encoded by the coding sequence ATGGCAAATATGACACCCAACAAATGCCCGATGCCCGTTCAGGATCCGGACGTCAGAAACAAAAACTTCGAAGAGGTCGCCCTCGGCTACACCATGGAAATGGCGATGGGCGAGGCGGAACGCTGCCTTAACTGCAAAAACAGCCCCTGCGTCAGCGGCTGCCCCGTCGGCGTGCGCATCCCCGACTTCATCTCGCTTATCAAGGCGGGGGATATCGAGGGCGCTTACGCGAAGATAAAAGAAACGAACGCGCTGCCCGCTGTCTGCGGCAGAGTCTGCCCGCAGGAGAACCAGTGCGAGAGCAAGTGCGTGCGCGGCATAAAGGCGGAGCCGGTCGGCATCGGCAGGCTTGAACGCTTCGCCGCCGACTACTGCTTCGGCAAGGGGGACGCCGGCGAAAAAGCCGCCCCCAACGGCAAGAAGGTCGCCGTCGTAGGCGCCGGCCCCGCGGGTCTTACCTGCGCGGGCGCGCTCGCGAAGCTCGGTTACTCGGTCACTATCTTCGAGGCGTCCCACGTCGCCGGCGGCGTGCTCGTCTACGGCATCCCGCAGTTCCGTCTGCCCAAGGAGATCGTCAAGGCGGAGATCGACGCGCTTGAGGCCTCCGGCGTGGAGATCAAGCTCAACGCCGTCGTCGGCAGAGCCGTCACGATCGACGAGCTGCTCGGCGGCGAATACTCCGCCGTCTTCGTCGGCACCGGCGCGGGCCTGCCGAAGTTCATGGGCATCGAGGGCGAGGCGCTCAACGGCGTCTATTCCGCCAACGAATACCTCACGCGCATCAACCTGATGAAAGCGTACAAGGACGAATACGACACGCCCATCAAGCGCGGCGGCAGCGTCGCCGTCGTCGGCGGAGGCAACGTCGCGATGGACGCCGCCCGCTGCGCGCTCCGCATGGGCAGCGATCACGTCTATATCATCTACCGCAGGAGCGAGGCGGAAATGCCCGCCCGCGTCGAAGAGGTCCACCACGCCAAGGAGGAGGGCGTCGACTTTAAGATGCTGACCAACCCCGTCCGCGTGCTCGACGACGGCAACGGCTGCGTCAGCGGCATAGAGTGCGTCGAGATGGAGCTCGGCGAGCCGGACGAAAGCGGCCGCCGCAGTCCGGTAGAGAAGCAGGGCAGCAACTTCGTCATTCCGGTCAACGCCGTGATAATGGCGCTCGGCACGACGCCGAACCCGCTCATCAGAAGCACGACCGCGGGACTTGACACCAACCGCCGCGGCTGCATAATCGTCAACGAAGAGACGATGGAATCGAGCAAGCCGAACGTCTACGCTGGAGGCGACGCCGTCACCGGCGCGGCTACGGTCATCCTCGCGATGGGCGCGGGCAAAAAAGCCGCCGCCGCCATCCACGAGAAGTTGAGCAAATAA
- a CDS encoding sulfide/dihydroorotate dehydrogenase-like FAD/NAD-binding protein, translating into MHKIVKRQRLNENTVLMEIEAPLVAAKVKAGQFIMLRIDEHGERIPLTVADHDAVRQTVTIIFQEVGATTMRLGEMNEGDCLRDVVGPLGRPSELEGIKRAAVIGGGLGCAIAYPQAKALHEMGAKVDIIAGFRNVGIVILEDEMRAVCDNLYITTDDGSNGNKGFVTDELKKHIEEGADYDAVIAIGPLPMMKFVSKLTKEYGIKTIVSMNTVMIDGTGMCGGCRVTVGGEVKFACVDGPDFDGHLVDFDEAMRRNGFYKAEEKAAVEAHKCRLGMGGK; encoded by the coding sequence ATGCACAAAATCGTTAAAAGACAACGCCTGAACGAAAACACGGTGCTGATGGAGATCGAAGCGCCGCTCGTCGCCGCGAAGGTGAAGGCGGGGCAGTTCATCATGCTCCGTATCGACGAGCATGGTGAGAGGATACCCCTCACCGTCGCCGATCACGACGCCGTAAGGCAGACCGTCACGATCATATTCCAGGAGGTCGGCGCGACAACGATGCGCCTCGGCGAAATGAACGAGGGCGATTGCCTCCGCGACGTCGTCGGCCCGCTCGGCAGACCGTCCGAGCTGGAGGGCATAAAGCGCGCCGCCGTCATCGGCGGCGGACTCGGATGCGCGATCGCGTATCCGCAGGCGAAGGCGCTTCACGAAATGGGCGCGAAGGTGGACATCATCGCGGGCTTCCGCAACGTCGGCATCGTCATCCTCGAGGACGAGATGCGCGCCGTATGCGATAACCTCTACATAACCACCGACGACGGCTCCAACGGCAACAAGGGCTTCGTCACCGACGAGCTGAAAAAGCACATCGAGGAGGGCGCGGACTACGACGCCGTCATCGCCATCGGCCCGCTGCCGATGATGAAGTTCGTCTCCAAGCTCACGAAGGAGTACGGCATAAAGACCATCGTCAGCATGAACACCGTAATGATCGACGGCACGGGGATGTGCGGCGGCTGCCGCGTCACCGTCGGCGGCGAAGTAAAGTTCGCCTGCGTCGACGGCCCAGACTTCGACGGACACCTCGTCGACTTCGACGAGGCGATGAGGAGAAACGGCTTCTACAAGGCGGAGGAAAAGGCCGCGGTCGAAGCGCATAAGTGCCGTCTCGGCATGGGAGGCAAATAA
- the rfbD gene encoding dTDP-4-dehydrorhamnose reductase: protein MKVLVTGVKGQLGYDVVKELEKRGVEAKGVDIEDFDLTNAAQVMDYVTAYAPDAVVHCAAFTAVDKAEEATELCFAVNAEGTGNIAKACKAVGAKLIYISTDYVYDGQGSEPFAPDSPKAPINKYGESKYLGELRAAEQTDKLFIVRISWVFGVNGGNFVRTMLKLGETRGELTVVDDQIGSPTYTADLAVLLADMVRTEKYGVYCATNEGYCSWAEFAQAIFDAAGADVKVKPISTEEYLQMRPQAAKRPKNSRMSKQALDDAGFKRLPPWQDALDRYVKLILGEYGYAQNR, encoded by the coding sequence ATGAAAGTATTGGTTACGGGCGTCAAAGGCCAGCTCGGCTACGACGTCGTCAAGGAGCTTGAAAAGCGCGGCGTAGAAGCCAAAGGCGTCGACATCGAGGATTTCGACCTCACGAACGCGGCGCAGGTAATGGATTACGTCACCGCCTACGCGCCGGACGCGGTCGTGCACTGCGCGGCGTTCACTGCCGTCGATAAGGCGGAGGAGGCGACGGAGCTCTGCTTCGCCGTCAACGCCGAAGGCACCGGCAATATCGCGAAGGCGTGCAAAGCCGTCGGCGCAAAGCTGATCTACATCAGCACCGACTACGTTTACGACGGGCAGGGAAGCGAACCCTTCGCGCCCGACAGTCCGAAAGCGCCGATAAACAAATACGGCGAGAGCAAATACCTCGGAGAGCTCCGCGCCGCCGAGCAGACGGATAAGCTCTTCATCGTCCGCATTTCGTGGGTGTTCGGCGTCAACGGCGGCAACTTCGTCCGCACGATGCTGAAGCTCGGCGAAACGCGGGGGGAACTGACCGTCGTCGACGACCAGATCGGCTCTCCGACCTACACCGCGGACCTCGCCGTCCTGCTCGCCGATATGGTGCGGACGGAGAAATACGGAGTCTACTGCGCCACGAACGAGGGGTACTGCAGCTGGGCTGAGTTCGCGCAGGCGATCTTCGACGCCGCGGGCGCGGACGTGAAGGTCAAGCCGATCAGCACGGAGGAATACCTGCAAATGCGCCCGCAGGCAGCGAAACGTCCGAAAAACTCGCGTATGTCCAAGCAGGCGCTCGACGACGCCGGCTTCAAACGGCTACCGCCGTGGCAGGACGCGCTCGACAGATACGTCAAACTTATTCTGGGGGAATACGGCTATGCACAAAATCGTTAA
- the rfbB gene encoding dTDP-glucose 4,6-dehydratase, which yields MKILVTGGAGFIGSNFIYYMLREHPDYKIVCIDKLTYAGNLETLEEALKNPNFAFVKADIADRKAVYELFEKENFDIVVNFAAESHVDRSIETPELFLATNVMGTQVLLDASRKYGVKRYHQVSTDEVYGDLPLDRKDLFFTETTPIHTSSPYSASKAAADLLVLAYHRTYKLPVTISRCSNNYGPYHFPEKLIPLIISRALADEPLPIYGKGENVRDWLFVEDHCSAIDLIIHKGRVGEVYNIGGHNEKTNLEVVKEILKQLGKPESLITYVTDRPGHDMRYAIDPTKIVDELGWKPAHDFESGIKYTVQWYLDNRKWWENIINGEYKNYYEKMYSGR from the coding sequence ATGAAGATTCTCGTCACCGGAGGAGCCGGCTTTATCGGCTCGAATTTCATCTACTACATGCTCAGGGAGCACCCGGACTACAAGATAGTCTGCATCGACAAGCTTACCTACGCCGGCAACCTCGAAACGCTCGAGGAGGCGCTGAAAAACCCGAATTTCGCCTTCGTTAAGGCGGACATCGCCGACCGCAAGGCCGTCTATGAGCTGTTCGAGAAGGAAAACTTTGATATCGTCGTCAACTTTGCGGCTGAGTCGCACGTCGACCGCTCGATCGAAACGCCGGAGCTCTTCCTTGCGACCAACGTCATGGGTACGCAGGTGCTGCTGGACGCCTCGCGCAAATACGGCGTCAAGCGCTATCACCAGGTATCCACCGACGAGGTCTACGGCGACCTGCCGCTCGACAGGAAGGACCTTTTCTTCACCGAGACGACGCCGATCCACACCTCCAGCCCGTACTCCGCGTCAAAGGCGGCGGCGGACCTGCTCGTGCTGGCGTACCACCGCACCTACAAGCTGCCGGTGACGATTTCGCGCTGCTCGAACAACTACGGGCCCTATCACTTCCCGGAGAAGCTCATACCGCTGATAATCTCCCGCGCGCTCGCCGACGAGCCGCTGCCGATCTACGGCAAGGGCGAGAACGTCCGCGACTGGCTCTTCGTCGAGGATCACTGCTCCGCGATCGACCTTATCATACATAAGGGCAGAGTGGGCGAGGTCTATAACATCGGCGGCCACAACGAAAAGACCAACCTCGAGGTCGTCAAGGAGATACTCAAACAGCTCGGCAAGCCGGAGTCGCTCATCACCTACGTTACCGACCGTCCCGGCCACGATATGCGCTACGCGATCGACCCGACGAAGATAGTCGACGAGCTCGGCTGGAAGCCCGCCCACGACTTCGAGAGCGGCATAAAGTACACCGTGCAGTGGTATCTCGACAACCGCAAGTGGTGGGAGAACATCATCAACGGCGAATATAAAAATTATTACGAAAAGATGTATTCCGGCAGATAA
- the rfbC gene encoding dTDP-4-dehydrorhamnose 3,5-epimerase, which produces MEIIKTELEGVLIIEPKVFGDNRGWFTETYSKKVLQEAGIDVEFVQDNHSYSAQKGTLRGLHFQMNPMAQTKLVRCTRGRIIDVAVDFRKGSPNYKKYVGVELSEENKRQLFLPKGFGHAFLTLTDDVEVQYKVDAYYAPDCDRSVKFDDPDIGINWRQWVDCDPVISEKDRKAPLLKDSDCNFVYNK; this is translated from the coding sequence ATGGAAATAATCAAAACAGAGCTTGAAGGCGTGCTCATCATCGAGCCCAAAGTGTTCGGCGACAACCGCGGCTGGTTCACCGAGACCTACTCCAAAAAGGTTTTGCAAGAAGCGGGTATAGACGTCGAATTCGTGCAGGATAACCACTCCTACTCCGCGCAGAAGGGGACGCTCCGCGGCCTGCACTTCCAGATGAACCCCATGGCGCAGACGAAGCTCGTCCGCTGCACGCGCGGCAGGATAATCGACGTCGCCGTCGATTTCCGCAAGGGCTCGCCAAACTACAAAAAGTACGTCGGCGTGGAGCTTTCGGAGGAGAATAAAAGGCAGCTGTTCCTGCCCAAGGGGTTTGGTCACGCCTTCCTTACGCTGACCGACGACGTCGAGGTGCAGTACAAGGTTGACGCCTACTACGCGCCCGACTGCGACCGCTCCGTAAAATTCGACGACCCCGATATCGGCATAAACTGGCGGCAGTGGGTTGACTGCGACCCGGTTATTTCGGAAAAAGACAGAAAAGCGCCGCTGCTCAAAGACAGCGACTGCAACTTCGTTTATAACAAATAA
- the rfbA gene encoding glucose-1-phosphate thymidylyltransferase RfbA, protein MKGIILAGGSGTRLYPITMVTSKQLLPVYDKPMVFYPLSTLMLAGIRDILIISTPTDLPNYMKLFGDGSSYGVRLSYKEQPSPDGLAQAFILGKEFIGGDTCAMILGDNIFYGNGLAELLKKAASRTEGATIFGYYVEDPERFGVAGFDENGKVVSLVEKPKDPPSNYAVTGLYFYDNKVAEYASSLKPSARGELEITDLNRIYLEKGNLNVELLGRGYAWLDTGTVDSLLEASSYVSVIENRQGTKIAALEEIAYNNGWIDVETLKEAARRYGKSPYGKHLMNVAEGKIKD, encoded by the coding sequence ATGAAAGGGATCATTCTCGCCGGCGGAAGCGGCACAAGGTTATACCCGATAACGATGGTGACGAGCAAGCAGCTCTTGCCCGTCTATGACAAACCGATGGTGTTTTATCCGCTGTCGACGCTCATGCTCGCGGGTATAAGGGATATCCTCATTATCTCCACGCCGACCGATCTGCCGAACTACATGAAGCTTTTCGGCGACGGCAGCAGTTACGGCGTGCGCCTGAGCTACAAGGAGCAGCCCTCGCCGGACGGACTCGCCCAGGCGTTCATCCTCGGCAAAGAGTTCATCGGCGGCGATACCTGCGCGATGATACTCGGCGACAACATCTTCTACGGCAACGGTCTTGCGGAGCTCCTGAAAAAGGCGGCTTCGCGCACCGAAGGCGCGACCATCTTCGGCTACTACGTCGAGGATCCGGAACGCTTCGGCGTCGCCGGCTTTGACGAGAACGGCAAGGTCGTTTCGCTCGTCGAGAAGCCGAAAGACCCGCCCTCGAACTACGCGGTCACCGGGCTTTACTTCTACGACAACAAGGTGGCGGAATACGCCTCTTCGCTGAAGCCCAGCGCCAGAGGCGAGCTTGAGATCACCGACCTCAACCGCATATATCTCGAAAAAGGCAACCTCAACGTCGAGCTGCTCGGCCGCGGCTACGCGTGGCTGGACACCGGCACCGTCGACTCGCTGCTCGAGGCGTCCTCCTACGTTTCCGTCATCGAGAACCGCCAGGGCACGAAGATCGCCGCCCTCGAGGAGATCGCCTACAACAACGGTTGGATCGACGTCGAAACGCTGAAGGAAGCGGCCCGCAGATACGGAAAATCCCCCTACGGCAAGCATCTTATGAACGTCGCCGAGGGCAAGATAAAAGACTGA
- a CDS encoding glycosyltransferase: MEKVDVLLATYNGERFLRPLIDSILGQSHSDISLIVSDDASSDGTREILREYARNDSRVKLFEQEHNLGFVRNFEFLLMQSSAPYVAFADQDDVWAPGKLEIMLSVLKTSGKSLAYTDMRRIDAEGKVISESWFKEKSYPKLSGTAIKACAVRHFCAGCSQLFTASVRRKMLPFKSDVFAHDWVSVFCAAELMGIIYMPAALTNYRAHEGNVYGTVTDYAGNVIRQSRGDASYEGYLEYRRALIEQNHLRGARMCRGYSALGGGLDASIAYLERCKQVRRFSPMLHKYFMNMKPGGIGRRMFYELLYLHFPFLHYLAYKRILKRSAL, from the coding sequence ATGGAAAAGGTCGACGTATTACTTGCGACTTACAACGGAGAGCGGTTTTTAAGACCGCTGATCGACAGCATCCTCGGTCAATCGCACTCCGATATATCGCTGATTGTCAGCGACGACGCGTCGTCGGACGGCACGAGGGAGATCCTCCGCGAATACGCGCGCAACGACTCGCGTGTAAAGCTCTTCGAGCAGGAGCACAACCTCGGTTTTGTCCGCAACTTTGAATTCCTGCTCATGCAGAGCAGCGCGCCCTACGTCGCTTTCGCGGATCAAGACGACGTATGGGCGCCCGGCAAGCTTGAAATCATGCTTTCGGTGCTCAAGACCTCCGGCAAGAGTCTGGCGTATACCGATATGCGCCGTATCGACGCGGAGGGCAAGGTGATTTCCGAGAGCTGGTTCAAGGAAAAAAGCTACCCGAAGCTGTCCGGCACGGCGATAAAGGCGTGCGCGGTGCGGCATTTCTGCGCGGGCTGCTCGCAGCTTTTCACCGCGTCCGTCAGGCGCAAGATGCTGCCCTTCAAGAGCGACGTCTTCGCGCACGACTGGGTGAGCGTCTTCTGCGCCGCGGAGCTTATGGGCATAATCTATATGCCCGCCGCGCTGACGAACTACCGCGCCCACGAGGGCAACGTCTACGGCACGGTGACCGACTACGCCGGCAACGTCATAAGGCAGAGCCGCGGCGACGCTTCTTACGAGGGTTACCTCGAATACAGGCGCGCGCTCATTGAGCAGAACCATCTGCGCGGAGCGCGTATGTGCCGTGGCTACTCCGCGCTCGGCGGAGGGCTCGACGCTTCTATCGCTTATCTCGAGAGATGCAAGCAGGTCAGACGCTTCTCGCCGATGCTGCACAAGTATTTCATGAATATGAAGCCGGGCGGGATCGGCAGACGTATGTTCTACGAGTTGCTCTATCTGCATTTTCCGTTTTTACATTACCTTGCATATAAAAGAATTTTGAAAAGGAGCGCATTATGA
- a CDS encoding WYL domain-containing protein, with amino-acid sequence MPRNPYQKLKLLYIKEYLERFSDEDHVASVQDLIAYLDKNGISAERKSIYDDIECLRDFGMDIVNVKGKQSGYYLASREFDLPELKLLVDAVAAAKFLTEKKSQGIIKKIASLAGEYRAGELKRVVYVPNRVRAHNERIFYNVDAIHSAISAGRMINFRYAEWKPDFGGASRVKRTLRRNGKNYEITPCELVWDDEYYYLIGYDGADDVIKNFRVDKMEQPSVSDKPSEKSDKIAKFDVAKYMDSTFRMFNGPEENVLLLFDNSLIGLVVDRFGEDCRVSKHGEDAFELRVRAKISPQFFAFLFGFGSKVRVLAPESLKNAYSDMIKEVSALY; translated from the coding sequence ATGCCGAGAAACCCCTATCAGAAACTGAAACTGCTTTATATCAAGGAATACCTCGAACGCTTCTCCGACGAGGATCACGTCGCGAGCGTTCAGGATTTGATAGCGTACCTTGATAAGAACGGCATATCAGCCGAACGTAAAAGCATATACGATGATATAGAATGTCTCCGTGATTTCGGAATGGATATTGTCAACGTAAAAGGTAAACAATCCGGTTATTACCTCGCTTCACGCGAGTTCGATCTCCCGGAGTTGAAGCTGCTCGTCGACGCGGTCGCGGCGGCGAAGTTCCTGACGGAGAAGAAGTCGCAGGGGATAATCAAAAAGATAGCGTCTCTCGCGGGCGAATACCGCGCGGGTGAGCTGAAGCGCGTCGTCTACGTTCCGAACCGCGTCCGTGCGCACAACGAGCGGATATTCTACAATGTTGACGCCATCCACTCCGCAATTTCGGCGGGAAGGATGATAAACTTCCGCTACGCCGAGTGGAAGCCCGACTTCGGCGGCGCGAGCCGTGTCAAGCGAACTCTTCGCCGTAACGGTAAGAACTACGAAATCACGCCGTGCGAACTGGTGTGGGACGACGAGTATTACTACCTCATCGGCTACGACGGCGCAGACGACGTGATAAAGAACTTCCGCGTCGACAAAATGGAGCAGCCGTCCGTTTCGGATAAGCCGTCGGAAAAGTCGGACAAGATCGCGAAGTTCGACGTTGCGAAATATATGGACAGTACCTTCCGCATGTTCAACGGTCCCGAGGAGAACGTCCTGTTGTTGTTCGACAACTCGCTTATAGGCCTCGTCGTCGACCGCTTCGGCGAGGACTGCCGCGTTTCGAAGCACGGTGAAGACGCCTTCGAGCTGCGGGTCAGAGCGAAGATCAGTCCACAGTTTTTCGCCTTTCTCTTCGGCTTCGGAAGCAAGGTCAGGGTCCTCGCGCCCGAGTCGCTGAAAAACGCGTACTCGGATATGATAAAAGAGGTTTCTGCGCTCTATTGA
- a CDS encoding D-2-hydroxyacid dehydrogenase: MMKTVVLDGYSANPGDLSWEWLAKYGEYEVYDYSRREEILPRSEGADALIINKTVLDAEILRGMKTVKYVGLLSTGTNAVDLETAHALGITVSNVPAYSTMSVAQHIFALILSTTDGVAEHNAAVKAGKWTSSPQFCFYETPLHELAGKTFGVVGMGSIGAAVSKIADAFGMRVIYTSRTKKDCPYEFVSRDELAANSDYIAFCCPLNAETANYVCDDFIAKCKPGCVIINTSRGGVVDEEALARGLDSGRISRALLDVMRQEPPFAGSPLLGREDCTITPHIAWGTYEARVRLMEKVEENLRGFLEGSPLNAV; this comes from the coding sequence ATAATGAAAACGGTCGTGCTTGACGGATACTCCGCCAACCCCGGCGATCTTTCGTGGGAATGGCTCGCGAAATACGGCGAATACGAGGTCTACGACTACAGCAGGCGCGAGGAGATACTCCCGCGCAGCGAAGGCGCGGACGCTCTCATCATAAACAAGACCGTGCTCGACGCGGAGATACTCCGCGGGATGAAGACGGTGAAATACGTCGGTCTGCTCAGCACCGGCACGAACGCCGTCGACCTTGAGACCGCGCACGCGCTCGGCATAACCGTCTCGAACGTGCCGGCGTACAGTACGATGTCAGTCGCGCAGCACATATTCGCGCTGATCCTTTCAACGACGGACGGCGTTGCGGAACACAACGCCGCCGTGAAGGCGGGGAAGTGGACTTCAAGCCCTCAGTTCTGCTTCTACGAAACGCCGCTGCACGAGCTCGCCGGCAAGACCTTCGGCGTCGTCGGCATGGGCAGCATCGGCGCGGCGGTGTCGAAGATAGCCGACGCCTTCGGTATGCGCGTTATCTACACGAGCCGCACGAAGAAGGACTGCCCGTATGAATTCGTTTCGCGCGACGAGCTCGCCGCAAACTCAGATTACATCGCCTTCTGCTGTCCGCTGAACGCGGAAACGGCAAACTACGTCTGCGACGATTTCATAGCGAAATGCAAGCCCGGCTGCGTCATAATCAATACCTCGCGCGGCGGCGTCGTCGACGAGGAGGCGCTCGCGCGCGGACTCGACAGCGGCAGGATATCCCGCGCTCTGCTCGACGTTATGAGGCAGGAGCCGCCGTTTGCCGGCAGTCCGCTTCTCGGACGCGAAGACTGCACGATCACCCCTCATATAGCGTGGGGAACCTACGAGGCGCGTGTGCGCCTGATGGAAAAGGTGGAAGAAAACCTCCGCGGCTTCCTTGAGGGAAGCCCGCTGAACGCGGTCTGA
- the recN gene encoding DNA repair protein RecN: protein MLSSLHIENIAVIRSADVDFSAGFNVLTGETGAGKSILVDSINLILGGRATRDIIRSGEAKASVSAVFTDVDEATLRFLADAGIDADEGVVLFRRDVTADGKSYCRINDRPVVAATLRGCAAALVDIHGQHDSRLLMLPERHMDYIDAIGDCTPELESYGEKYAEYTALTDKIDDLRRKSEDREKRLELLSFQCEEIAAANIRVGEEDELNARKALILNRQRIVSALSEAREKLSDGEEFNAVDAVYLSRQLLDGVSSVSPELAETAAKLEEVYFSLRDAADRVSSFLDSMDEGESVDEVEERLDVIYKMKHKYGGSEAAVLEYYEKINEELGLISDYEGALKKLEAERENVFAELKKRAAALSEKRRAAAAKFEREVLAQLKFLDMPNVVFNAKLTGCDYFSGGAETCEFLISVNPGEPPKPIIRIASGGELSRIMLAIKTALAEKDDVATIIFDEIDTGISGRAADKIALKMKEVSRDRQVFAVTHLAQIAAYADRHLLIEKNVVGGGTFTSVRELDEAGRVEELARIIGGSRITDVTRESAAEMLSQARAEGAE from the coding sequence ATGCTTTCCTCGCTTCACATAGAGAATATCGCCGTGATACGCTCCGCCGACGTGGATTTTTCCGCCGGCTTCAACGTGCTGACCGGCGAGACAGGCGCGGGCAAATCCATCCTCGTCGATTCCATAAACCTCATCCTCGGCGGCAGGGCGACCCGCGATATAATCCGCTCCGGAGAGGCGAAGGCGTCCGTCTCCGCCGTCTTCACCGACGTTGACGAAGCGACGCTGCGCTTTCTCGCAGACGCGGGAATCGACGCGGACGAAGGCGTGGTGCTCTTTCGCCGCGACGTGACCGCGGATGGCAAAAGTTACTGCCGCATAAACGACAGGCCCGTCGTCGCCGCGACGCTCCGCGGCTGCGCCGCCGCGCTCGTGGACATCCACGGCCAGCACGACAGCCGCCTGCTCATGCTTCCGGAGCGGCACATGGATTACATAGACGCTATCGGGGACTGCACTCCCGAGCTTGAGAGCTACGGCGAAAAATACGCCGAATACACAGCGCTGACAGACAAGATCGACGACCTGCGCCGCAAATCCGAGGACAGGGAGAAGCGGCTCGAACTGCTTTCATTCCAGTGCGAAGAAATCGCCGCGGCGAATATCCGCGTCGGCGAAGAGGACGAGTTGAACGCACGCAAGGCGCTAATACTCAACAGACAGCGTATCGTTTCCGCGCTCTCCGAGGCGCGTGAAAAGCTCAGCGACGGCGAGGAGTTCAACGCGGTCGACGCGGTCTACCTTTCGCGGCAGCTGCTCGACGGCGTTTCGTCCGTTTCACCCGAGCTCGCGGAGACAGCCGCGAAGCTGGAGGAGGTTTATTTCTCGCTGCGCGACGCCGCAGACAGAGTTTCGTCCTTCCTCGACTCGATGGACGAGGGCGAGAGCGTCGACGAGGTCGAGGAGCGCCTCGACGTCATCTATAAGATGAAGCACAAATACGGCGGTTCCGAAGCCGCCGTGCTGGAATACTACGAAAAGATAAACGAGGAGCTGGGGCTTATCAGCGATTACGAGGGTGCGCTGAAAAAGCTTGAAGCCGAGCGCGAAAACGTTTTCGCGGAGTTGAAAAAACGCGCCGCCGCGCTTTCGGAAAAGCGCCGCGCCGCCGCCGCGAAATTCGAGCGCGAGGTGCTCGCGCAGCTGAAGTTCCTCGATATGCCGAACGTCGTCTTTAACGCGAAGCTGACGGGGTGCGATTACTTCTCCGGCGGCGCTGAGACCTGCGAATTCCTCATCAGCGTCAACCCGGGCGAGCCGCCGAAGCCGATAATCCGCATCGCGTCGGGCGGCGAGCTTTCGCGCATAATGCTCGCGATCAAGACAGCCCTCGCCGAGAAGGACGACGTCGCCACGATAATCTTCGACGAGATTGATACCGGCATCAGCGGCAGGGCCGCGGACAAAATAGCGTTAAAGATGAAGGAGGTCAGCCGCGACCGCCAGGTCTTCGCGGTAACGCACCTGGCGCAGATTGCCGCATACGCCGACCGCCATCTTTTGATAGAGAAAAACGTCGTCGGCGGCGGTACGTTCACCTCCGTCAGGGAGCTCGACGAAGCCGGCAGGGTGGAGGAGCTCGCCCGCATCATAGGCGGCAGCAGGATAACCGACGTTACCAGAGAGAGCGCCGCGGAGATGCTTTCGCAGGCGCGTGCGGAAGGAGCGGAATAA
- the argR gene encoding arginine repressor codes for MKPTRHVKILEIIESRTVSTQQELRKALLEEGYNVTQATVSRDINDLNLVKVRTPSGKYAYGVSGRDDALGNPEKFSKLFTEAMIKADVAQNIVVIKSYPGMANALCSLIDAMKNPDIVGTIAGDDTIFVVLRTNERAEILRSELETLIS; via the coding sequence ATGAAACCGACCAGACACGTCAAGATCCTCGAAATTATCGAAAGCCGCACGGTAAGCACTCAGCAGGAGCTGCGCAAGGCGCTTCTTGAAGAGGGATACAACGTCACGCAGGCGACGGTCTCCCGCGACATCAACGATCTTAATCTCGTCAAAGTCCGCACCCCGTCCGGAAAATACGCCTACGGCGTTTCGGGGAGGGACGACGCGCTCGGCAACCCCGAAAAGTTCTCGAAGCTTTTTACCGAAGCCATGATAAAAGCCGACGTCGCTCAGAACATCGTGGTCATCAAGAGCTATCCCGGAATGGCTAACGCCCTGTGCTCGCTCATAGACGCGATGAAGAACCCCGACATAGTCGGCACGATCGCCGGCGACGACACCATATTCGTCGTTCTCCGCACGAACGAGCGCGCCGAGATCCTCAGATCCGAACTTGAAACGCTGATTTCCTGA